A genomic region of Streptosporangium lutulentum contains the following coding sequences:
- a CDS encoding pyridoxal phosphate-dependent decarboxylase family protein codes for MEKPDWAAPLAEAYERSLAYLTALPDRPVGSVTSAPDLRAALDGPLPEAPADPREVIAGLAAAAESGLVGTQSGRFFGFVVGGANPAALAADWLTTVWDQNACLFALAPAASMVEEVAGKWLIQLLGLPAHASAGFVTGGQMANFTALAAARHEMLRRQGWDVEAEGLAGAPRLRVLAGRQRHDTVDRAARFLGLGSATITSVDTDDQGRMLPHALADALAGSDRPAIVCAQVGGVNTGAFDPVGDICAVAHEAGAWVHVDGAFGLWAAASPRLRHLTAGVERADSWATDGHKWLNVPYDSGFVFCAHPRAHRAAMGVRAGYLIHGAEGERDALDHTPEFSRRARGFPVYAAIRALGRTGVAELVERCCTLAGSFAEQLAAHDGVEILNDVVLNQVLVRFRAADGDHDGHTRAVIERVRRDGTCWTNGTTWQGRAAMRISVSNWSTDQGDVDRSVAAILRCAQPDAEA; via the coding sequence GTGGAAAAGCCGGACTGGGCCGCACCGCTGGCCGAGGCGTATGAGAGATCGCTGGCCTACCTGACAGCTCTGCCCGATCGGCCGGTGGGCAGCGTGACGAGCGCGCCGGACCTGCGGGCGGCGCTCGACGGGCCGCTGCCCGAAGCGCCCGCGGACCCGCGCGAGGTCATCGCCGGGCTGGCCGCGGCGGCCGAGTCCGGTCTGGTGGGTACGCAGAGCGGTCGCTTCTTCGGGTTCGTGGTCGGCGGAGCGAATCCGGCGGCGCTGGCGGCGGACTGGCTCACCACCGTCTGGGACCAGAACGCCTGCCTGTTCGCGCTCGCGCCTGCCGCCTCGATGGTGGAGGAGGTGGCGGGGAAGTGGCTGATACAACTGCTCGGGCTTCCCGCCCACGCGTCGGCGGGGTTCGTCACCGGCGGACAGATGGCCAACTTCACGGCACTGGCCGCCGCCCGGCACGAGATGCTGCGCCGGCAGGGGTGGGACGTCGAGGCCGAGGGGCTGGCCGGGGCGCCCCGCCTGCGTGTGCTGGCCGGCCGGCAACGGCATGACACCGTCGACCGCGCCGCGCGCTTCCTCGGCCTGGGCAGTGCGACGATCACCTCGGTCGACACGGATGACCAGGGACGGATGCTCCCGCACGCGCTGGCGGACGCACTGGCCGGGAGCGATCGTCCGGCGATCGTCTGCGCCCAGGTCGGCGGCGTCAACACGGGCGCCTTCGATCCCGTGGGAGACATCTGCGCCGTCGCGCACGAGGCCGGGGCGTGGGTGCACGTCGACGGCGCGTTCGGGCTGTGGGCCGCGGCCAGTCCGCGGCTGCGGCATCTGACGGCAGGGGTGGAGCGGGCCGACTCGTGGGCCACCGACGGGCACAAATGGCTGAACGTGCCCTACGACTCCGGCTTCGTCTTCTGCGCCCATCCGCGGGCGCACCGGGCCGCGATGGGGGTACGGGCCGGCTATCTCATCCACGGAGCCGAGGGGGAACGCGACGCGCTCGACCACACCCCCGAGTTCTCCCGCCGTGCCCGCGGCTTCCCCGTCTACGCGGCCATTCGGGCGCTCGGCCGCACCGGCGTCGCCGAGCTGGTCGAGCGCTGCTGCACGCTGGCCGGTTCGTTCGCCGAGCAGCTGGCCGCCCACGACGGGGTCGAGATACTCAACGACGTGGTCCTCAACCAGGTGCTGGTGCGCTTCCGCGCCGCGGACGGCGACCACGACGGCCACACCCGCGCGGTGATCGAGCGGGTGCGGCGGGACGGAACCTGCTGGACGAACGGCACGACGTGGCAGGGCCGGGCCGCGATGCGGATATCGGTGTCGAACTGGTCGACCGACCAGGGCGACGTGGACCGGTCCGTCGCGGCGATCCTCCGCTGTGCCCAACCGGACGCCGAAGCGTAA
- a CDS encoding SDR family NAD(P)-dependent oxidoreductase produces the protein MTARFTGKVVLVTGGGSGIGRAIALAFAREGAAVAVAGRSAEPLAQTVKLVESEGGRATAITADITRSEEVAALVARTVDTYGGLDVAVNNAGVITAFGPVGDVDEDQWSTLVSVNLTGTLLSMKHEIAHMRGNGGGAIVNVSSTLGAHMRLAGLGAYVATKAAVSALTRNAALDHIRDGIRINAVSPGPSDTPMSYRQGETGADRDARMREQLPAGRVGSLEEIAAAVLYLASPEAGFVVGADLPVDGGATA, from the coding sequence ATGACCGCTCGTTTCACCGGCAAGGTCGTCCTCGTCACCGGGGGAGGCTCCGGCATCGGCCGGGCGATCGCCCTGGCCTTCGCGCGGGAGGGCGCGGCCGTCGCCGTGGCCGGACGCTCCGCCGAACCGCTGGCGCAGACCGTGAAGCTCGTCGAGTCCGAGGGCGGACGCGCCACGGCGATCACCGCGGACATCACCCGGTCCGAGGAGGTCGCGGCGCTCGTGGCACGGACCGTGGACACCTACGGCGGCCTCGACGTCGCGGTGAACAACGCCGGCGTCATCACCGCGTTCGGCCCCGTGGGCGACGTCGACGAGGACCAGTGGTCCACGCTCGTCTCGGTCAACCTCACCGGCACCCTGCTGTCGATGAAGCACGAGATCGCCCACATGCGGGGCAACGGCGGCGGCGCCATCGTCAACGTCTCCTCGACCCTCGGCGCTCACATGCGGCTCGCGGGACTGGGGGCGTACGTCGCGACGAAGGCCGCGGTGAGCGCGCTGACCCGCAACGCCGCGCTGGACCACATCCGCGACGGAATCCGGATCAACGCCGTCAGCCCCGGACCGTCGGACACGCCGATGTCCTACCGGCAGGGCGAGACCGGGGCCGACCGTGACGCCCGGATGCGGGAGCAGTTGCCGGCCGGTCGTGTCGGCAGCCTCGAAGAGATCGCCGCGGCGGTGCTGTACCTGGCCTCGCCCGAGGCGGGCTTCGTCGTCGGGGCCGACCTGCCCGTCGACGGGGGAGCCACGGCCTGA
- a CDS encoding MFS transporter, whose translation MKRAGRVESVERAGRAERAERAERSGSVRAFALLGTVQSTLIFTITLIAVPLPEIGREFRLDPSGLFTVSVAYGLSFSGLLLFGGRLADRYGGRALFATGLAVFATASAVAALAPGFAVLVGARFAQGVGAALTAPAAMAVLRAVLPDPDRYARAMATWGGLSVLGATAGTLLSGVVTTWVSWRWMFGLALLVSVVALPLTPRWLPAAAPTGPAALDLPGAALATAGVTLFSYGLLATDGHSWASATVLVPLVTGLALLAAFAAVELRGRDPLLPPAFLADRRRAVALPAIALSAAGTTTVSLLLALYLQQIRGWSPLWTSLAFVPYALSLLIAGRLAGRFIARFGARTVVGAGLAVAAGGLFLLSGLDPRTEYVTGLLPGIVLLPAGVASVFAGAAVLAVAGVPRRQAGLAGGVMNTAMELGPTVGLALLMTVAAARTSHVTAGGASPQAATTGGYAWALGAAGFAFALLALTAVAVRPRSEE comes from the coding sequence GTGAAGCGAGCAGGACGGGTGGAGTCGGTGGAGCGAGCAGGGCGGGCGGAGCGGGCGGAGCGGGCGGAGCGGAGCGGCTCGGTTCGGGCCTTCGCGCTGCTCGGCACCGTTCAGAGCACCTTGATCTTCACGATCACCTTGATCGCCGTTCCGCTCCCCGAGATCGGCCGGGAGTTCCGGCTCGACCCCTCCGGCCTTTTCACGGTCAGCGTGGCGTACGGGCTCTCCTTCAGCGGGTTGCTGCTGTTCGGCGGCCGGCTCGCCGACCGGTACGGCGGTCGTGCGCTGTTCGCCACGGGGCTGGCCGTCTTCGCGACGGCCTCGGCCGTCGCGGCGCTCGCCCCGGGCTTCGCGGTCCTGGTCGGGGCCCGTTTCGCCCAGGGCGTCGGGGCGGCACTCACCGCGCCGGCCGCCATGGCCGTGCTTCGCGCGGTCCTCCCCGACCCGGACAGGTACGCCCGCGCCATGGCGACCTGGGGTGGGTTGTCCGTTCTGGGCGCGACGGCCGGGACCCTGCTGTCCGGCGTGGTCACCACCTGGGTGTCATGGCGGTGGATGTTCGGCCTCGCGCTGCTGGTGAGCGTGGTCGCGCTGCCGCTGACGCCCCGGTGGCTGCCCGCCGCCGCGCCGACAGGACCGGCCGCCCTCGATCTTCCGGGGGCCGCACTCGCCACAGCGGGGGTCACGCTGTTCAGCTATGGCCTGCTGGCGACGGACGGGCACTCGTGGGCCTCGGCGACGGTCCTGGTCCCGCTCGTCACCGGCCTGGCGTTGCTGGCGGCCTTCGCCGCGGTCGAACTGCGCGGCCGGGATCCGCTGCTGCCTCCGGCGTTCCTCGCCGACCGGCGCCGTGCCGTCGCGCTGCCGGCGATCGCCCTCTCCGCCGCGGGAACCACGACGGTCTCCCTCCTTCTCGCGCTGTACCTCCAGCAGATCCGCGGCTGGTCGCCGCTGTGGACCTCGCTGGCCTTCGTGCCCTACGCGCTCTCGCTTCTCATCGCCGGTCGGCTCGCCGGCCGGTTCATCGCCCGGTTCGGCGCCCGCACGGTCGTCGGCGCGGGACTCGCGGTCGCGGCCGGCGGGCTGTTCCTGCTCTCGGGGCTCGACCCGCGTACGGAGTACGTCACCGGTCTGCTGCCCGGCATCGTGCTCCTGCCCGCCGGAGTCGCGTCGGTCTTCGCCGGGGCCGCGGTCCTCGCCGTCGCCGGGGTCCCGCGGCGGCAGGCCGGTCTCGCGGGAGGTGTCATGAACACCGCCATGGAGTTGGGGCCCACGGTCGGGCTGGCTCTGCTGATGACCGTCGCGGCCGCCCGGACCTCGCACGTCACAGCGGGGGGCGCGAGCCCGCAGGCCGCCACGACCGGCGGTTACGCCTGGGCGCTGGGCGCCGCCGGGTTCGCCTTCGCGCTCCTGGCGTTGACGGCCGTCGCCGTACGGCCCCGGAGCGAGGAGTGA
- a CDS encoding TetR/AcrR family transcriptional regulator yields MARTKEFDPDVALRAALELFWERGYEATSMADLVERMGVARASIYATFGGKRELYLKALDRYGESVDPFLLTGLSQPGPVLPAVRALVERFAREATGDSGRRGCFVVNTAVELAPHDPVAARRVQASWDHLETALTSALIRAQAQGELGEERDPRALGRFLLVLMQGLRVMGKAESGPQRLRDAAAQALALLD; encoded by the coding sequence ATGGCCAGGACCAAGGAGTTCGATCCGGACGTGGCGCTGCGGGCGGCACTGGAGCTGTTCTGGGAGCGGGGGTACGAGGCGACCTCGATGGCCGACCTCGTCGAGCGCATGGGTGTCGCCCGGGCCAGCATCTACGCCACCTTCGGCGGCAAGCGCGAGCTGTACCTGAAGGCGCTCGACCGGTACGGCGAGTCGGTCGACCCCTTCCTGCTCACCGGGCTGTCCCAGCCGGGGCCGGTGCTGCCCGCCGTTCGGGCGCTGGTCGAGCGGTTCGCCCGTGAGGCGACCGGCGACAGCGGGCGCCGCGGCTGTTTTGTGGTCAACACGGCGGTGGAGCTGGCTCCGCACGACCCGGTCGCGGCCCGCCGCGTGCAGGCGAGCTGGGATCACCTGGAGACCGCGCTGACCTCGGCACTGATCCGGGCGCAGGCCCAGGGGGAGCTGGGCGAGGAGCGGGATCCCCGGGCGCTGGGCCGCTTCCTCCTCGTGCTGATGCAGGGGCTGCGGGTCATGGGCAAGGCGGAGAGCGGGCCGCAGCGCCTGCGTGACGCCGCCGCGCAGGCGCTGGCGCTGCTGGACTGA
- a CDS encoding beta-galactosidase: MDWPKGFEGLCYGGDYNPEQWPEEVWKEDVELMRRAGVNLVTVGVFSWARLEPSPGVHDLGWLDRVLDLLHEGGIGVNLATPTASPPPWFGLAHPDALTVTADGVRLTHGSRDTYCVSAPPYRDASVRIATTLAERYRDHPTLVMWHVHNEYGTPCHCDHVAAAFRTWLRARHGTLDALNDAWTTSFWSQHYSAWEQIVPPRATQYLPNPSQALDFRRFVSDAMLDHFRAQKAVLRELTPDVPITTNFVLGDWAPVNQRHWAGEVDLVAIDHYPSSNPPEETAFAADLARGWAGGRPWLLMEQSVVTYTGPRMVAKRPGEIARLSLSHIARGSRGAMFFQWRASRGGAELWHSGMVPHAGPDSRIFREICELGELLPSLREAVRAPVEAGAAILWDAEAGWALQAPGLPSAELSYPEAVRQAHRVLYRHGVTADFAHPSADLSAYGLVLVPGLYLITDADAANLRRYVEGGGTLLVSYLSGVADEHARVRRGGYPGALRDLLGVRVEEFHPLPPDLAIPLSVPGGGPLRAHTEDAGRPGDERLPSGRGKAGETGESGERQDTGTFWSEHVHLRGAEALALYTGSHPSAAALSGVPAITRNRYGTGTALYLSTRLADDAYARLLGLRPAHVELVRRGEWLFAVNHGDDERTMASGLCLPPGGYAVLKVRD; the protein is encoded by the coding sequence GTGGACTGGCCGAAGGGGTTCGAGGGGCTGTGCTACGGAGGGGACTACAACCCCGAGCAGTGGCCCGAGGAGGTCTGGAAGGAGGACGTCGAGCTGATGCGGCGGGCCGGGGTCAACCTGGTCACCGTCGGGGTGTTCTCCTGGGCCCGGCTGGAGCCGTCGCCCGGCGTCCACGACCTCGGATGGCTGGACCGCGTCCTCGACCTGCTCCACGAGGGCGGGATCGGAGTCAACCTGGCCACCCCCACCGCCTCCCCGCCCCCCTGGTTCGGCCTGGCCCACCCGGACGCCCTCACCGTCACGGCGGACGGGGTCCGGCTCACCCACGGCAGCCGCGACACCTACTGCGTGAGTGCCCCGCCGTACCGTGACGCCTCCGTCCGGATCGCCACCACGCTCGCCGAGCGCTACCGGGACCACCCCACCCTGGTGATGTGGCACGTCCACAACGAGTACGGGACGCCGTGCCACTGCGACCACGTCGCCGCCGCCTTCAGGACCTGGCTCAGGGCGAGACACGGCACGCTGGACGCGCTGAACGACGCCTGGACCACCTCGTTCTGGAGCCAGCACTACTCGGCGTGGGAGCAGATCGTGCCGCCCCGCGCCACCCAGTACCTCCCCAATCCCTCCCAGGCGCTCGACTTCCGGCGGTTCGTCTCCGACGCGATGCTCGACCACTTCCGCGCGCAGAAGGCGGTGCTGCGCGAGCTCACCCCCGACGTCCCGATCACCACGAACTTCGTCCTCGGCGACTGGGCGCCGGTGAACCAGCGGCACTGGGCCGGGGAGGTCGACCTGGTCGCGATCGACCACTACCCGTCCTCGAACCCCCCGGAGGAGACCGCCTTCGCCGCCGACCTCGCACGGGGCTGGGCCGGCGGGAGGCCGTGGCTGCTGATGGAACAGTCGGTGGTGACCTACACCGGGCCCCGGATGGTCGCCAAGCGCCCCGGGGAGATCGCCCGGCTGAGCCTGTCGCACATCGCGCGGGGCTCGCGCGGAGCGATGTTCTTCCAGTGGCGGGCCTCGCGAGGCGGAGCCGAGCTCTGGCACTCGGGCATGGTTCCGCACGCCGGCCCCGACTCCCGGATCTTCCGCGAGATCTGCGAGCTCGGCGAGCTCCTGCCCTCCCTCAGGGAGGCCGTCCGCGCGCCGGTCGAGGCCGGGGCCGCGATCCTGTGGGACGCGGAGGCGGGCTGGGCCCTGCAGGCACCGGGTCTCCCGTCGGCGGAGCTGAGCTACCCGGAGGCCGTACGGCAGGCGCACCGGGTGCTCTACCGGCACGGCGTCACCGCCGACTTCGCCCACCCCTCGGCGGACCTGTCGGCGTACGGGCTCGTGCTCGTCCCCGGCCTCTACCTGATCACGGACGCCGACGCCGCGAACCTCCGCCGATACGTCGAAGGCGGCGGCACGCTCCTGGTCTCCTACCTCAGCGGGGTCGCCGACGAGCACGCCCGGGTCCGGCGGGGCGGCTACCCCGGAGCCCTGCGCGACCTGCTCGGCGTCAGGGTCGAGGAGTTCCATCCCCTGCCCCCGGACCTCGCGATCCCCCTGTCCGTCCCCGGCGGCGGCCCCCTGCGCGCCCACACCGAGGACGCCGGACGGCCCGGGGACGAGCGGCTCCCGAGCGGTCGCGGGAAAGCCGGGGAAACCGGGGAATCCGGGGAAAGGCAGGACACCGGGACGTTCTGGAGCGAGCACGTCCACCTGCGCGGCGCCGAGGCGCTGGCCCTCTACACCGGCTCGCACCCCTCGGCCGCCGCGCTCTCCGGCGTGCCGGCCATCACCCGTAACCGGTACGGAACGGGCACGGCGCTCTACCTCTCCACCCGGCTCGCCGACGACGCCTACGCCCGCCTGCTGGGCCTGCGACCGGCTCACGTTGAGCTCGTACGGCGTGGCGAGTGGCTGTTCGCGGTCAATCACGGCGACGATGAGAGGACGATGGCGAGCGGCCTGTGCCTGCCCCCCGGCGGCTACGCCGTCCTGAAGGTGCGCGACTGA
- a CDS encoding pentapeptide repeat-containing protein, with protein MRRSIPLALTAAILALSGTTISPASAATGPCDRGQGADLRGQDFTGGARLPADLRCADLTDAKLDGVELVLKDLTGATLRGASLRQANLNLSTLKYADLRGADFTEANLGQLHADHADLRGAILIDAEAGQAEFPYADLSGATLTRAVLTQADFTNAKLIDTDLTESTPGQLKARNADFTRAKLHEAKMGQANLRNATFKNADVSEAEFTQSELDGADFTGALVEGASFVQADDADLSGSEGTPTGIDLPFQPPADVEDDFGPRVDRRPPPPGPPVGLILVVLSAMGLAITMVTWGVTAQQRSRRNAQFAQMRRNAEEDITRLGEEIDRLDYEFQVSGRGSMTADQDWRHAIDAYEAAKISMAVAQRLEELHFVEQAVQDGRAALGRLRTRSL; from the coding sequence GTGCGTCGTTCCATCCCCCTGGCACTCACCGCCGCGATTCTCGCGTTGTCGGGGACCACGATCTCTCCCGCCTCGGCCGCGACCGGGCCGTGCGATCGCGGTCAGGGCGCGGACCTGCGCGGCCAGGACTTCACCGGAGGCGCCCGGCTCCCCGCCGACCTACGCTGCGCCGACCTGACCGATGCCAAGCTCGACGGCGTCGAGCTCGTCCTGAAGGACCTCACCGGGGCGACCCTGCGCGGCGCCTCGCTCCGGCAGGCCAACCTCAACCTGAGCACGCTGAAATACGCCGACCTGCGCGGCGCCGACTTCACCGAGGCCAACCTCGGCCAGCTGCACGCCGACCACGCCGACCTGCGCGGCGCGATCCTGATCGACGCCGAGGCGGGGCAGGCGGAGTTCCCGTACGCGGACCTGAGCGGGGCGACCCTGACCCGGGCCGTGCTGACCCAGGCCGACTTCACCAACGCCAAGCTGATCGACACCGACCTCACCGAGAGCACCCCGGGCCAGCTCAAGGCGCGCAACGCCGACTTCACCCGGGCCAAGCTCCACGAGGCCAAAATGGGCCAGGCCAACCTGCGCAACGCGACGTTCAAGAACGCCGACGTGAGTGAGGCCGAGTTCACGCAGTCCGAGCTGGACGGCGCCGACTTCACCGGGGCGCTGGTCGAGGGGGCGTCCTTCGTCCAGGCCGACGACGCGGACCTGAGCGGTTCCGAGGGCACCCCGACGGGCATCGACCTGCCGTTCCAGCCGCCCGCCGACGTCGAGGACGACTTCGGCCCCCGGGTGGACAGGCGCCCCCCGCCCCCCGGCCCGCCGGTCGGGCTCATCCTGGTCGTGCTCAGCGCGATGGGCCTGGCGATCACCATGGTGACCTGGGGGGTCACCGCACAGCAGCGGAGCAGGCGCAACGCCCAGTTCGCCCAAATGCGGCGCAACGCCGAGGAGGACATCACCCGGCTGGGTGAGGAGATCGACCGACTCGACTACGAGTTCCAGGTCAGCGGGCGGGGAAGCATGACCGCCGACCAAGACTGGCGCCACGCGATCGACGCCTACGAGGCAGCCAAGATCTCGATGGCCGTGGCCCAGCGTCTGGAGGAGCTGCACTTCGTGGAGCAGGCCGTACAGGACGGCAGGGCCGCCCTGGGCCGCCTCAGGACCAGGTCCCTCTGA
- a CDS encoding NAD(P)H-quinone dehydrogenase — translation MTRIVIIGGGPGGYESALVAAQLGAQVTVVEQDGPGGACVLTDCVPSKTLIASSVRKQALLDANMLGVHFTGGPDGDVGGVIADMPLVNKRVKELARAQSSDIAARLAAEGVEVIRAPGRLVDPQVVRAGDRTIRADVVIVATGATPRVLPGAEPDGERILNWRQLYDLEELPEHLIVVGSGVTGAEFAGAYRSLGSEVTLVSSRDRMMPNEDADAAEVLEEVYRRRGMNVMGRSRAESVKRTASGVVVTLEDGRTAEGSHCLMTVGMVPNTAGIGLEEAGVTLDRGGFIQVDKVSRTSAPGVYAAGDCTGVLMLASVAAMQGRIAVWHALGEAVQPLRLATVASTIFTDPEIAAVGIAQKAIEAGEIEANVVKLPLATNARAKMQGFNDGFVKLFCRPNTGIVLGGIVVAPRASELILAVSIAVQQRLTVDQLAHTFAVYPSLSGSVTEAARRLMQPMTPSGI, via the coding sequence GTGACAAGGATCGTGATCATCGGTGGCGGACCCGGCGGGTACGAGTCGGCCCTGGTGGCCGCGCAACTCGGGGCGCAGGTCACCGTCGTCGAACAGGACGGCCCCGGCGGGGCCTGCGTGCTCACCGACTGCGTGCCGTCCAAGACGCTGATCGCGAGCTCCGTGCGCAAGCAGGCGCTCCTCGACGCCAACATGCTCGGGGTTCACTTCACCGGCGGCCCCGACGGCGACGTCGGCGGCGTCATCGCGGACATGCCGCTGGTCAACAAACGTGTGAAAGAACTCGCCCGGGCGCAGTCCTCCGACATCGCCGCGCGGCTGGCCGCCGAGGGCGTCGAGGTGATCCGGGCTCCCGGGCGGCTGGTCGACCCGCAGGTGGTCAGGGCGGGGGACCGGACGATCCGGGCCGACGTCGTCATCGTGGCGACCGGTGCGACCCCGCGTGTCCTGCCCGGCGCCGAGCCCGACGGCGAGCGCATCCTCAACTGGCGGCAGCTGTACGACCTGGAGGAGCTTCCGGAGCACCTCATCGTGGTCGGCTCCGGCGTCACCGGCGCGGAGTTCGCGGGCGCGTACAGGTCGCTGGGCTCCGAGGTCACGCTCGTGTCCTCGCGCGACCGGATGATGCCCAACGAGGACGCCGACGCCGCCGAGGTCCTCGAAGAGGTGTATCGGCGCCGGGGCATGAACGTCATGGGCCGCTCCCGCGCCGAGTCCGTCAAGCGCACCGCGAGCGGCGTGGTCGTCACGCTGGAGGACGGCCGGACCGCCGAGGGCAGCCACTGCCTGATGACGGTCGGCATGGTCCCCAACACCGCGGGGATCGGCCTGGAGGAGGCCGGGGTCACCCTCGACCGGGGCGGTTTCATCCAGGTCGACAAGGTCTCCCGCACCTCCGCGCCCGGCGTCTACGCGGCCGGTGACTGCACGGGCGTGCTCATGCTCGCCTCGGTCGCCGCCATGCAGGGCCGGATCGCGGTCTGGCACGCCCTCGGCGAGGCCGTGCAGCCGCTCCGCCTGGCCACCGTGGCCTCCACCATCTTCACCGACCCCGAGATCGCCGCCGTGGGCATCGCCCAGAAGGCGATCGAGGCGGGCGAGATCGAGGCCAACGTGGTCAAGCTGCCGCTGGCCACCAACGCCCGCGCCAAGATGCAGGGATTCAACGACGGCTTCGTGAAGCTGTTCTGCCGCCCGAACACCGGCATCGTCCTCGGGGGCATCGTGGTCGCCCCCCGCGCGTCCGAGCTGATCCTGGCGGTTTCGATCGCCGTTCAGCAGCGGCTGACCGTCGACCAGCTCGCCCACACCTTCGCGGTCTACCCCTCGTTGTCCGGCTCCGTCACCGAGGCGGCCCGCCGCCTGATGCAGCCGATGACCCCCAGCGGCATCTGA
- a CDS encoding gamma-glutamylcyclotransferase: MPVYAAYGSNMDPKQMAQRAPHSPIRGSGWLQGWRLTFGGNDLGWEGALASIVEDPDSHVFVVLYDVPEWDETSLDQWEGAARGLYHKVKLRVQVMEGEEVAWFYVLDGYEGGLPSARYLGILAEAAENAGAPDDYVKDLRGRPCTSIGGH; this comes from the coding sequence GTGCCTGTCTACGCCGCCTACGGCAGCAACATGGACCCCAAGCAGATGGCCCAGAGGGCCCCGCACTCGCCGATCAGGGGGTCGGGCTGGCTTCAGGGCTGGCGTCTGACCTTCGGCGGGAACGACCTCGGCTGGGAGGGCGCGCTCGCCTCCATCGTCGAGGACCCCGACAGCCATGTCTTCGTCGTCCTCTACGACGTGCCCGAGTGGGACGAGACCTCCCTCGACCAGTGGGAGGGCGCGGCGCGCGGCCTCTATCACAAGGTCAAACTCCGGGTGCAGGTCATGGAGGGCGAGGAGGTGGCCTGGTTCTACGTGCTCGACGGATACGAGGGCGGACTGCCCTCGGCGCGCTACCTCGGCATCCTCGCCGAGGCGGCCGAGAACGCCGGCGCGCCCGACGACTACGTCAAGGACCTGCGCGGCCGTCCCTGCACGTCCATCGGGGGCCATTGA
- a CDS encoding purine-nucleoside phosphorylase, whose protein sequence is MTNDPYALATEAAAALKSAVGIDSFDVALVMGSGWVPAADAIGETIAEIPVTDLPGFAPPAVAGHAGKIRAVRTESGSVALIFLGRTHLYEGRGVDPVVHGVRTAIRAGAGTIVLTNAAGGLRPETQQVGEAVLISDHINLTGANPITGATFVDLTDVYTPRLRDLAREVDPSLAEGVYVAFRGPTYETPAEVRMCRILGGDMVGMSTALEAIAAREGGAEVLGVSLVTNPGAGLVGEPLNHEEVLEVGRATATRMGGLLSKVVGKL, encoded by the coding sequence GTGACCAATGACCCTTATGCACTCGCCACGGAGGCCGCGGCCGCACTGAAGAGCGCCGTCGGAATCGATTCCTTCGATGTCGCGCTGGTGATGGGTTCGGGCTGGGTCCCGGCCGCCGACGCGATCGGCGAGACGATCGCCGAGATCCCGGTGACCGACCTGCCCGGTTTCGCGCCGCCCGCCGTGGCCGGCCACGCGGGAAAGATCCGCGCCGTTCGCACCGAGTCGGGCTCCGTCGCGCTGATCTTCCTCGGCCGCACCCACCTCTACGAGGGTCGCGGCGTGGACCCCGTCGTGCACGGTGTGCGGACCGCGATCAGGGCCGGAGCCGGCACGATCGTGCTGACCAACGCCGCCGGGGGCCTCCGCCCCGAGACCCAGCAGGTCGGCGAGGCGGTGCTGATCAGTGACCACATCAACCTGACCGGCGCCAACCCGATTACCGGCGCCACCTTCGTCGATCTCACCGACGTCTACACCCCGCGCCTGCGCGACCTGGCCCGCGAGGTGGACCCGTCGCTGGCCGAGGGCGTCTACGTGGCCTTCCGCGGCCCGACCTACGAGACCCCGGCCGAGGTCCGCATGTGCAGGATCCTCGGCGGCGACATGGTGGGCATGTCCACCGCGCTGGAGGCCATCGCGGCCCGCGAGGGCGGCGCCGAGGTGCTCGGCGTCTCCCTGGTCACCAACCCGGGCGCCGGTCTCGTGGGCGAGCCGCTCAACCACGAGGAGGTGCTGGAGGTCGGCCGCGCCACCGCCACGCGCATGGGCGGACTCCTGTCCAAGGTGGTCGGCAAACTGTAG